A stretch of Brassica napus cultivar Da-Ae chromosome C6, Da-Ae, whole genome shotgun sequence DNA encodes these proteins:
- the LOC125588448 gene encoding secreted RxLR effector protein 161-like yields the protein MGRVPYASAVGSLMYAMVGSRPDLGFAVGYVCRFMSKPGREHWKAVQWVLRYLKRAMDSSLTFKKHSTLLVQGFSDSDYAKDMDRRLSVTDYAFKFGSNTVSWKSCQQSVVALSTTEAEYMAMNEAVKEAMWLNEICAELGFKQQGIRLYCDSQSVLALARNPANHEKTKHIATKFNFIRDLGEAGDILLNKIHTNLNPADFLTKTVPGQKFQLCCELLNVH from the coding sequence ATGGGAAGAGTTCCCTATGCTAGCGCCGTAGGAAGCCTAATGTATGCTATGGTGGGCTCTAGACCTGACCTAGGTTTTGCAGTAGGCTACGTCTGTCGCTTCATGAGCAAACCAGGAAGGGAACACTGGAAAGCAGTCCAGTGGGTCCTAAGGTACCTAAAGAGAGCTATGGATTCCAGTCTAACATTCAAGAAGCATTCGACTTTACTAGTACAAGGCTTTTCAGATTCAGACTACGCTAAAGACATGGACAGACGACTCTCAGTTACAGATTATGCATTCAAGTTCGGAAGCAATACAGTTTCATGGAAATCATGCCAACAATCAGTTGTGGCACTATCTACTACAGAAGCCGAGTACATGGCTATGAATGAGGCAGTTAAAGAAGCAATGTGGTTAAACGAAATATGCGCAGAGTTAGGGTTCAAGCAACAAGGTATCAGACTCTATTGTGATTCTCAAAGTGTTCTAGCCCTAGCAAGAAATCCAGCCAATCACGAGAAGACTAAGCATATAGCCACTAAATTCAATTTCATTCGAGACCTAGGGGAAGCAGGGGATATTCTCCTAAACAAGATTCACACTAATCTGAACCCTGCGGATTTTCTAACTAAAACAGTACCTGGTCAGAAGTTCCAGCTTTGCTGCGAGCTTTTGAACGTTCACTGA